A genomic window from Exiguobacterium acetylicum DSM 20416 includes:
- a CDS encoding glycosyltransferase family 4 protein — MKPHLLFLSWRDIKHPKAGGAEVFTHEMLRRVSDEYEITHFSPAFDGGHDVEYLDGVTYIRRGTALSVVPLAFSYYQSHAATIDLVVDQMNTHHFFTPLYVPVTKRALFIHQLTREIWQINVRPPFSYVGEWTETPRLQLYRTGRALTVSQSTADDLLAVGFSKDEVTILPEGLSFTPWNEEDWKPKEAHPTFLYAGRMSAYKGINDALQAFVIVKREYPEARFWVIGKKDEAYITEHLHPIVPEEMRDAITYFGFVSEEEKLERMSRATALLFPSKREGWGLTVSEAAAVGTPTIVYDAPGLRDAVQYGMTGYMAKSQTPGALAAEMRACLRDPEEYEMIQVAGHRFAQTLHWDHTGQAFRNWLQRELIPVALKEDYS, encoded by the coding sequence ATGAAACCCCATCTACTTTTTTTATCTTGGCGCGATATCAAACATCCGAAAGCGGGTGGCGCAGAAGTGTTCACCCACGAGATGCTCCGACGTGTCAGTGATGAGTACGAGATCACTCATTTTTCTCCAGCATTCGATGGCGGACACGATGTCGAGTATTTGGACGGAGTCACTTATATCCGGAGAGGTACCGCACTCTCCGTCGTTCCACTTGCCTTTTCTTATTACCAGTCGCATGCTGCGACGATTGATTTAGTCGTCGATCAGATGAACACGCATCACTTTTTCACACCCCTTTATGTTCCTGTAACAAAACGAGCCCTCTTCATCCATCAGTTGACGCGCGAAATTTGGCAAATCAACGTTCGTCCCCCTTTCTCATACGTTGGCGAATGGACGGAGACACCACGTTTGCAGCTGTACCGGACTGGTCGCGCTTTGACTGTCAGCCAGTCAACAGCAGACGATTTACTTGCTGTCGGATTTTCCAAAGACGAGGTGACGATTTTACCAGAAGGTCTCTCTTTCACCCCCTGGAACGAGGAGGACTGGAAGCCAAAAGAAGCACACCCGACATTTTTATATGCCGGGAGGATGTCAGCCTATAAAGGGATCAATGATGCACTTCAAGCTTTCGTCATCGTCAAACGGGAGTATCCCGAGGCTCGTTTCTGGGTCATCGGGAAAAAAGACGAGGCGTATATTACCGAACATCTTCATCCAATCGTCCCGGAAGAGATGCGAGACGCCATCACTTATTTTGGATTCGTCAGTGAGGAAGAAAAGCTCGAACGGATGAGTCGTGCGACGGCGCTCCTGTTTCCTTCAAAACGAGAAGGTTGGGGATTGACGGTCAGCGAAGCGGCGGCAGTCGGTACACCGACGATTGTCTATGACGCCCCTGGACTGCGTGACGCCGTCCAGTACGGTATGACCGGTTACATGGCAAAGAGTCAGACACCGGGTGCCCTTGCTGCCGAGATGCGGGCTTGCTTACGTGACCCAGAAGAATACGAAATGATTCAGGTAGCTGGTCATCGTTTTGCTCAGACGTTACATTGGGATCACACAGGTCAAGCGTTCAGAAACTGGTTACAACGTGAATTGATACCCGTTGCACTGAAGGAGGATTATTCATGA
- a CDS encoding glycosyltransferase family 2 protein, which translates to MIGIAMSTYENEAIITETIRSLQTQHASFLCVIADDGSTDSTVETMRRLTANDTRFEVLALPHGERGIARKTAIDRLKQHNVEYLYIIDSDMVLEEQLLKSCLLYLEAHLEVGALVIPERAYSDFDNYFSQVKVFERNLFNIPTNQLDTHTMEAARFWRLEAYIASGEIDPTQISFEETQPTIRYLEQGGIIRRATFTYVHHNEKQVELNDLLRKKRYYFDVMPATLDAEQGGFMKALRRWYFFRPVLYHQANLRKYSRHPLLTVGVIYMYLRLSFIGVESLFFKRVS; encoded by the coding sequence ATGATTGGAATTGCTATGTCCACGTACGAGAACGAAGCGATCATAACGGAAACGATCCGCTCACTTCAGACACAACACGCCTCTTTCCTTTGTGTCATCGCAGATGATGGTTCGACTGATTCCACCGTCGAGACGATGCGTCGATTGACCGCAAATGATACGCGATTTGAAGTACTTGCGCTTCCGCACGGTGAACGAGGGATCGCCCGCAAGACTGCGATTGATCGCTTAAAGCAACACAATGTCGAATACCTCTATATCATTGATTCCGATATGGTACTTGAAGAGCAGTTATTAAAAAGCTGCCTCTTATATCTTGAGGCACATTTAGAGGTCGGAGCACTCGTCATTCCCGAACGCGCGTACAGCGATTTTGATAATTACTTCAGTCAAGTGAAGGTCTTTGAACGTAACTTGTTCAACATACCAACGAATCAACTTGATACACATACGATGGAAGCCGCGCGTTTTTGGCGGCTCGAGGCGTATATCGCATCGGGTGAGATTGATCCGACGCAAATCAGTTTCGAAGAGACGCAACCGACGATTCGTTATTTGGAACAAGGCGGAATCATTCGTCGCGCGACGTTCACCTACGTACACCACAACGAAAAGCAGGTCGAATTAAACGACCTGCTTCGAAAGAAACGCTATTACTTTGATGTCATGCCTGCGACGCTCGACGCGGAACAGGGTGGCTTCATGAAAGCTTTACGACGTTGGTATTTCTTCCGTCCCGTTCTCTATCATCAGGCTAATTTAAGAAAGTACAGCCGTCATCCGCTGTTGACCGTTGGCGTCATCTACATGTACTTACGTCTTAGCTTCATTGGCGTAGAGTCTCTCTTCTTCAAACGGGTTTCGTAA
- a CDS encoding response regulator has product MSHLASSDVDVLLTELRLPEMDGVELLRAAKQRAPLTKQIVLTDYMQVHTLLAAVNAGNVSRMMTKPLKIDDRVLGIMTRIGDEVVETKQRKRNLRQHFTDVLINSNRPYCLFYEDGSIVSQRALTIDHHEQILEDQNGIHRFEFPTQFGTYILYQSLTGSLTKPV; this is encoded by the coding sequence CTGTCACACCTCGCATCATCCGACGTCGATGTTTTACTGACGGAACTTCGACTTCCGGAAATGGATGGTGTTGAGTTATTACGTGCCGCTAAACAACGTGCACCGTTGACGAAACAAATCGTCTTGACGGACTATATGCAAGTCCATACGTTGCTGGCGGCTGTGAACGCAGGAAACGTCAGTCGGATGATGACGAAACCATTGAAGATTGACGATCGGGTTCTTGGGATCATGACGCGCATCGGAGATGAGGTCGTGGAAACGAAACAACGTAAACGGAATCTGAGGCAACATTTTACCGATGTGTTGATCAATTCAAATCGTCCATATTGTCTATTTTACGAAGATGGATCAATCGTCAGTCAACGTGCCCTAACGATTGATCATCATGAACAGATTCTAGAAGACCAGAACGGTATTCATCGCTTCGAATTCCCGACACAGTTCGGCACGTACATCCTTTATCAATCGCTGACCGGTAGTCTTACGAAACCCGTTTGA
- a CDS encoding sugar phosphate nucleotidyltransferase — protein sequence MYILLLSGGSGKRLWPLSNDLNSKQFLKILEDRDGNKQSMMERVFQQLQEVGLDDRTVITTTSSQVDAIENQLGFRTSIIQEPSRRDTFPAIMLATSYLAERIDLEETVVIMPVDPYVELSFFERFEQLDQAVQAHPDALHLMGVEPLHPTSKYGYIIPQTSENMSIVDRFQEKPTVEVAADLIEQGALWNCGVFACRLDFLMQCLEEQAVPTTFEALRSNYEALEKTSFDYAVVEKTDSLFVHRYDGYWKDLGTWNTLTEEMPHPLHGNARMLHSKNTHIVNELQVPVLGIGLDNLIVSVSPDGVLVASKDETPALKEYLTDDTLPPQFEWKRWGYATILHQQQLDDGRYAVTRRLHIKAHQQISHHYHAHTDSTWSILQGRAEALIDGQSQQLGPTSVVHIPQGVPHTLTTLEDLIMIEIKYSIDWTEQDNYPLPTSIRSKP from the coding sequence ATGTATATTCTCTTACTATCAGGTGGATCCGGAAAACGGCTTTGGCCGCTCTCGAACGATTTAAACTCGAAACAGTTCTTAAAAATTCTTGAAGATCGCGATGGCAATAAACAGTCGATGATGGAACGTGTTTTTCAACAGCTTCAGGAAGTCGGTTTGGACGACCGGACCGTCATCACGACGACGAGTTCACAAGTCGATGCAATCGAAAATCAACTCGGCTTCCGTACTTCCATCATTCAGGAACCGTCACGTCGCGATACGTTCCCTGCCATCATGCTCGCAACGAGTTATCTAGCAGAGCGAATCGATTTAGAAGAGACGGTCGTCATCATGCCGGTCGATCCTTACGTTGAATTGTCGTTCTTTGAGCGATTCGAGCAACTCGATCAAGCTGTTCAAGCACATCCGGATGCACTCCATCTAATGGGTGTCGAACCGTTGCATCCGACGTCAAAGTACGGCTATATCATTCCGCAGACATCTGAAAACATGTCCATCGTCGATCGCTTCCAGGAAAAACCGACCGTTGAAGTCGCGGCTGATTTAATTGAACAAGGTGCATTATGGAACTGTGGTGTCTTTGCCTGTCGCCTTGACTTCTTAATGCAATGTTTAGAAGAACAAGCTGTACCGACGACGTTCGAGGCGCTCCGTTCGAATTATGAGGCACTAGAAAAGACATCTTTTGATTATGCGGTCGTCGAAAAGACCGATTCCTTATTCGTTCACCGGTATGATGGTTACTGGAAAGATCTCGGAACATGGAATACATTAACGGAAGAGATGCCGCATCCGCTCCACGGAAACGCCCGGATGCTCCACTCAAAAAACACGCATATCGTCAATGAACTACAGGTTCCTGTTCTAGGGATTGGACTCGATAACTTAATCGTATCGGTGAGTCCAGATGGTGTCCTCGTTGCGTCAAAAGACGAGACACCTGCCTTAAAAGAATATTTGACGGATGATACCTTGCCACCACAATTTGAGTGGAAACGCTGGGGCTATGCGACGATTTTACATCAACAGCAACTAGATGACGGACGTTATGCTGTGACTCGACGGCTTCATATCAAAGCACATCAGCAAATCAGTCATCATTATCATGCACATACCGACTCGACATGGAGCATCTTACAAGGTCGGGCAGAAGCACTAATCGATGGTCAGTCACAGCAGCTCGGACCAACTTCTGTCGTGCATATTCCACAAGGTGTTCCGCATACGCTGACCACACTAGAAGACTTGATCATGATTGAAATTAAATACTCGATCGATTGGACAGAACAGGATAACTATCCGCTCCCTACCTCCATCCGGTCCAAACCATAA